A part of Mesoplodon densirostris isolate mMesDen1 chromosome 10, mMesDen1 primary haplotype, whole genome shotgun sequence genomic DNA contains:
- the AIF1 gene encoding allograft inflammatory factor 1 isoform X1, translated as MNILYTNRWQGGKAFGLLKAQQEERLSEINKQFLDDPKYSSDEDLPSKLEAFKKKYMEFDLNGNGDIDIMSLKRMLEKLEVPKTHLELKKLIREVSSGSGETFSYSDFLKMMLGKRSAILKMILMYEEKAREQEKPTGPPAKKAISELP; from the exons GAGGAAAAGCCTTTGGGCTGCTGAAGGCCCAGCAAGAAGAGAGACTCAGTGAAATCAACAAG CAATTCCTGGATGATCCCAAATATAGCAGTGACGAGGACCTGCCCTCCAAACTGGAAGCCTTCAAGA AGAAATACATGGAGTTTGACCTGAATGGAAATGGAGATATCG ATATCATGTCCCTGAAGCGAATGCTGGAGAAGCTTGAGGTCCCCAAGACCCACCTGGAGCTAAAAAAATTAATCAGGGAGGTATCCAGCGGCTCTGGGGAGACTTTCAGCTACTCTGACTTTCTCAAGATGATGCTGGGCAAGAGATCTGCCATCCTAAAAAT GATCCTGATGTATGAAGAGAAAGCAAGAGAACAGGAGAAGCCAACGGGTCCCCCAGCCAAGAAAGCTATCTCTGAGTTGCCCTGA
- the AIF1 gene encoding allograft inflammatory factor 1 isoform X2: MSQTRDLQGGKAFGLLKAQQEERLSEINKQFLDDPKYSSDEDLPSKLEAFKKKYMEFDLNGNGDIDIMSLKRMLEKLEVPKTHLELKKLIREVSSGSGETFSYSDFLKMMLGKRSAILKMILMYEEKAREQEKPTGPPAKKAISELP; the protein is encoded by the exons ATGAGCCAAACCAGGGATTTGCAGG GAGGAAAAGCCTTTGGGCTGCTGAAGGCCCAGCAAGAAGAGAGACTCAGTGAAATCAACAAG CAATTCCTGGATGATCCCAAATATAGCAGTGACGAGGACCTGCCCTCCAAACTGGAAGCCTTCAAGA AGAAATACATGGAGTTTGACCTGAATGGAAATGGAGATATCG ATATCATGTCCCTGAAGCGAATGCTGGAGAAGCTTGAGGTCCCCAAGACCCACCTGGAGCTAAAAAAATTAATCAGGGAGGTATCCAGCGGCTCTGGGGAGACTTTCAGCTACTCTGACTTTCTCAAGATGATGCTGGGCAAGAGATCTGCCATCCTAAAAAT GATCCTGATGTATGAAGAGAAAGCAAGAGAACAGGAGAAGCCAACGGGTCCCCCAGCCAAGAAAGCTATCTCTGAGTTGCCCTGA